Below is a window of Mucilaginibacter ginkgonis DNA.
CGGCTGCGCTCGAATATACCGTAGCAAAAGGCGAAGAATTTGGCTTAAAAGTTGTGGAGAAACCTTTTTAAATTAAAGTGCTATTTTTGGCGAAAATCTACTTTTAAAACATGGCTATATATAGGTTCAAGGTAACTTTTGAGGATTATGACGAGGTGTCGCGCGAGATTGATATAAAGTCTAATCAAACGTTTGCTGACCTGCACACGGCGATACATCAGGCTACCGGTTACGCAGCAGATTATCCGTCATCTTTCTACATTAGCAATGACCAATGGACCAAGGGCGAAGAGTTTGCTTACAAACCTAATGCGCGTAAAACAGAACGTGGTGTTAAGTTGATGGAGAACGCTAAACTGAGCAACTTTATTGATGACCCGCACCAAAAATTCTATTACACTTTCAATTTCGACAGGCCATTTGACTTCCATGTCGAGTTGATAAAGATCCTGAATGAAACGCCGGGCACAACTTATCCAAGTGTATTTAGGAGCACCGGCGAAGCACCAAAACAATTTGGCAATGTGTTAGGGCAAACGGTAATCCCACCTACCGACGAAGATTTTGACTTCCTTAACGAAATGGAATTTAATCCCGAAGATGCTGAAGATTTTTCTGAAGTTAAGGATACAGGTTTGGAAACCCACGAAGAAGAGCAAGAAAGCCATGAGGAGGAAGAAGACGAGTTTGGTAACGAGTTTTCTGATGACGACGAAGACGGCTATTCGGGCCGCAAGGGCAGCAGCGACGATTATTAATATTGGCAGCAGCAACCGATAAAACGCTTATTGTTGTTGCAGGCCCCACTGCAGTTGGCAAAACGGCGGCGGCTATCAAACTTGCTCAGCACTTCGGAACAGAAATTGTTTCTGCAGACTCCAGGCAGTTCTATAAGGAAATGTCTATCGGCACGGCCAAACCCACAATTGATGAACTTGCCGCCGCACCTCACCATTTTATAGGCTCACATTCCGTTGAAGAAAATTTCACTGTCGGCGATTTCGAAAAGGCTGGTGTCAATGCGATCAATGAAATATTCAGATTTAAAAATATTGCTGTTCTAGTCGGCGGATCAGGGTTGTTTGTAAAAGCTATCTGTGAAGGATTTGATGAACTGCCATCCGCACCGGCGGAAGTGAGAGAGAAGCTAAACATTCAATTAAAGGAGCACGGGATCGACAGCCTTCAACTACGACTTAAAGAAGCTGACCCTGTCTACTATGCCGAAGTTGATATCAATAACCCACAACGCGTTATAAGAGCTTTAGAAGTATTTGACGCTACAGGCAAACCGTTCTCGTCATTTCGCAGTGCAAATGTAATGTCAAGGCCTTTTCGTATAGTCAAGATCGGTCTAAATATGCCAAGAGAGATCCTTTATGACAGGATCAATCAACGGGTTGATGCAATGATCGCCGATGGATTAGTCGATGAAGTTAAAAGCCTCCTGCCCTATCGCCATTTGAACGCGTTAAACACGGTAGGTTATACAGAAATATTCGACTACCTGGAAGGCAAGATTAACTTGCCGACTGCCATTGAACTTGTTAAACAGCATACACGTCAATTCGCTAAACGACAGCTTACTTGGTTCAATAATGACAAAGAAATTCATTGGATAAATCCATCGGAAGATGACGTGCTTAAGGTTGCGAAGCGATTATTGGAAACTTCTAATCCAGGCAACTAACAATCGCGTCAATTAAGTGAGTGGTTTCTTTGGGGTCGCGGGTTAAGATGCATTTGGCGCCGGTTGTTTTCGCCGGATAATCATTACCACCTTTAAATAAGGCATCGCCGATAAATAACATTTTAGTGATCGGAATTTTGAGCACCTCTTTCAGTTTATGTATACCGTAAGCTTTGTCTATGCCAGGCTTTGTCACGTCTATCGATGTAGCACCGCCTAACTGTACCGCAAATTCAGGAATGGTTTTGTCCAAAATGGCTTTGATCTTGCGCCGTTTATCGAAGTGCGGGTCCCACTCTTGTTTAGGTTTAAGCGGTGCCTGCTGGCCTAAGGCAGAAAACGTGATCTGGCTGTCGCGGTCTTCTATCTGTTCACCCCAGATTTTCTCCGGCTTAAAACCTGTTTGTTCTACCGCCTTATTTAATGATGAAATAATCTTCTTCTTTTCAGCAGCGGTAAAGTTTTCCGAGTATAGCTTTTGCCAATCTTTACCATCATATTGGTAGAACTTAGTACCACAGGTGGGGAGTATAAACAGATTATTGAACTGACTGTCTTTAGGCAAGTGAGAAATTACCTGCTTATCAAATTGCGGCCAATCACCGCCTGATATAATAGCAACTTTTACCGTGTCTAACAGGCTGTGCAATAGGCGCGCCATGTCAGCATCTATGGCCGCCTTGCTTTGGGCAAGGGTACCGTCAAGATCAAATATGATGAGCTTTTTCATCAAGGGTATTAACCCCGTATCAGTCCTGAAGTTTTAATAAATATTGGCCGTAACCGCTTTTGATATATTTCTGAGCCAGCACTTCAAGTTGGGTACGGTCTATAAAACCCATACGATAAGCAACCTCTTCAATGCAACCGATCTTTGTATCCTGGCGTTTTTCAATTACGCGCACAAACTCTGTTGCGTCGCTAAGCGAATCAAATGTTCCGGTATCCAGCCAGGCAGTGCCCCTGTCCATCACCCCCACATGCAAATTGCCTTGTTCCAGATAACGCTTATTTACGTCGGTTATCTCGTACTCGCCACGTGGAGAAGGAGCAATATTTTTTGCGATTTCAACAACCGAATTATCGTAAAAGTATAAACCGGGTACTGCGTAATTTGACTTTGGTTTCGCCGGTTTCTCTTCTATAGATAGCGCTTTAAATTGTTTGTCAAATTCCACTACGCCATAACGCTCAGGATCGGCAACAGCATAAGCAAATATCGCAGCACCATCTACATCATTAAAACTTTGCACCAACTGACTAAATCCCGACCCGTGAAAAATATTGTCACCCAGCACTAACGCAACCTTATCGTTACCAATAAATTGTTCCCCTATCACAAAGGCCTGCGCAAGGCCATTGGGCACTTCTTGTATTGCATATTCAAAACGGCAACCCAACTCGCGCCCGTCTCCTAATAGACGCTCAAATCCGGCCTGGTCATCAGGAGTCGTTATGATCAAAATCTCATTAATCCCTGCCAGCATTAATACAGAAAGCGGATAATAGATCATGGGCTTATCATATATGGGCATCAACTGCTTGCTTATGGCTTTGGTGATAGGATACAAGCGCGTACCCGACCCACCGGCAAGAATAATTCCTTTCATACTACTGCAATGCTTTAATACAAGTGATCAGGCTATCTCTCCAATATGGGATATCAATTCCCAGATCTTTTTTAATTTTTGATTTGTCCATCACAGAAAATTTAGGCCTTTCTGCTTTTGTTGGATATTCTGTGGTTTTTAAAGGTTTTACCAGCATTTCTACGCCAGCGATGTGAAATATCGCTACCGCAAAGTCATACCATGACAATACTCCCTCGTTGCTGTAATGATATAAACCATAAGCTTTGCTTTCGTTGCGGATTATCTGGAATATTGCTTCGGCAAGGTCTATCGCATAGGTGGGGGTACCAACCTGATCTGCGATAACACCCAATTCCGTTTTTGTCTCTGCCAATTTGAGCATCGTTTTCACAAAGTTATTGGCAAACTCAGAATAAAGCCAACTGGTTCGTAAGATAAAATACTTGCCGTCTACAGCGGTTATCGCCTGCTCGCCCTCAAGCTTAGTTAACCCGTAAACACTCAGCGGTTGGGTAGGGTCGGTCTCGTTAAGTAATTTAGGGACGTTTCCTTTGAATACAAAGTCGGTCGAAACATGTATCAAACAGCTGTTGTATGCTTTGCATAATTCGGCTACATTAGCTGCGCCGTTATTATTTACATTGCGCGCAGCTTCAACTTCATCCTCAGCCTTATCAACAGCTGTATAAGCGGCGCAATTGATCACATGTTCAGGCTTATACTTTGCAAATGTGTTTTCAAGTGCGGCACGATCAAGAATATTAGCGTCTTGCGTGCCCAAAAAGATAATATCTTTCAGCCCGTTTTTATCGGCAACATTTTTTAAAGATTGGCCCAACTGGCCTGAGCTACCAAATACAATGATACTACCCATCAATTTTATTTAAATGCCCAAACAAGGTCTCTTCTACTATACAGCACAAAATATGGCCTATAAGTATATGTGATTCTTGGATTCGCGGAGTTGACGGCGACGGAACTTTAATGCATACATCGCAATATTGCGCCATAGCACCACCATTTAACCCGGTAAACCCAATAGTTTTTATACTCATTTTCCCGGCAGATTGCAACGCCTTTAAAATATTGGGCGAATTACCTGAAGTAGATATGCCTATAAAAACATCACCGGCTTTACCGTGCGCTTCTACCTGGCGCGAAAACAACAATTCATAACCGTAATCATTACCAACAGCAGTAAGCACAGATGTGTCTGTAGATAAGGCTAGTGATGGCAGCCCCGGCCTGTCGAAATAAAAGCGGCTCACAAATTCGGCGGCAATATGCTGTGCATCAGCAGCACTACCCCCATTTCCGGCCAGCAAGGTTTTACCTTGTGACTCATAGCTTTTTAAGATCAGGTTTGCTGCATCAGCAATTTGCTGAAGCAGATCGGCATCATTAAGCAATGCCTCTTTAGTAGAGATAGAGTCTGTTATTTGTTGCTTTATAAAAGATAACATTAGTTGATATTAAGCTTACATAACAATTTTCCGGCCTATACTGTTGTAATAAAAACCAAGATCTATCATTTTGTCAAGGTCATACAAGTTGCGCCCATCAAATATCACTTTACTTTTCAGATCGCGCGTAAGGCGGTCAAAATCGGGGTTACGGAAAACAGACCACTCTGTCACAATCAGCAGGGCATCAGCCTTTGGTAATGCCTCGTAAGCACTTTCAACATATTTTATCTTATCTCCCAATAATGCCTTTATGTTCGGCATTGCCTCCGGATCGTGCGCGGTTATTGTGGCGCCCGCCTGAAGCAGTTCATCTATGATATATAATGCTGGCGCTTCCCGTATATCATCTGTTTCAGGTTTAAAGGCAAGTCCCCATAATGCAAAATGCTTGCCGTTCAGGTCGTTATTGAAATATTTTTTAACTTTTTGCACCAAAACTTTTTTCTGGATCTCGTTAACGTCCATTACGGCGTTTAGTATCTTAAAATCATACTCATTCTGTTCTGCAGATTTAGCCAGGGCTTGTACATCTTTAGGAAAACAACTACCTCCGTAACCAATACCCGCAAACAAAAAGCGTTTACCTATACGGGCATCGGCACCTATGCCACGGCGTACCATGTCAACATCTGCACCAACTAGTTCGCACATGTTCGCAATTTCATTCATGAAGGATATCTTGGTGGCCAGGAAAGAGTTAGCGGCATACTTCGTCAGTTCTGACGAACGCTCATCCATAAAGATAACCGGGTTACCTTGTCTTACATATGGCCCATACAACTCTGACATTAGCTTGCGCGCGCGTTCATCTGTTGTGCCCACCACTACCCTGTCGGGCTTCATAAAGTCTTCAACAGCGACACCTTCACGTAAAAACTCTGGGTTAGATACAACTGCAAACTCAATGCTTGTTTCTTTAGCCATAACGGCCCTAACCTTGTCTGCGGTGCCAACAGGCACTGTAGATTTGGTTACTATAACTTTGTATTCTTTAATGATCTTTGCAATGTCTGCAGCAGCGCCAAGCACATAACTTAGATCTGCTGCACCATCCCCGCCCGGCGGAGTTGGCAAAGCAAGGAAAATGATCTTCGCTTCTTCAATGGCCTCTGCCAAATTTGCGGTAAAATGCAGCCTGTCTTGCTTAATATTCCGATGAAAGAGCTGTTCGAGACCCGGTTCGTAGATAGGCAGTTCTCCTGCTCTCATCTTTTCTACCTTTTCTTTATTGATATCTACGCAAATTACTTCGTTACCTGTCTCTGCAAGGCACGTACCGGTTACTAAACCTACATAGCCGGTTCCAACAACTGCTATCTTCATTTTTAATTATTTTATAGGTATAATGATACTAATTTATTTAAGCATGCTTTTCCAAAAAGTCTTGGTAAGCTAACCATATGCCTTCTTTTAAACCAATAGTATATTTCCAACCCTTTTGGTTAAGTTTCGACACATCCATCAGTTTACGAGGCGTACCATCGGGCTTTGTGCTGTCGAACGTTAGCCTACCCTGGTAGCCGACTACATCTTTAACTAGATGAGCGAGCTCGCTGATAGACAAATCTTCACCTGTGCCTACGTTCACCAAGCCGGGCTCGTCATAGTTTTGCATCAGATAAAAACAGGCATCTGCCAAGTCATCTGCAAATAAAAATTCACGTAATGGTTTACCACTACCCCACACTACAACTTCCGAAGTATTATCCCTTTTTGCTTCATGGAAGCGGCGGATCAACGCCGGCAACACGTGCGAGTTTTGCGGGTGATAGTTATCGTTGTAGCCATATAAATTGGTTGGCATAACAGATATGAAATTACAGCCATATTGTGCACGGTATGCATCGCACATTTTTATACCAGCTATCTTAGCTATTGCATAAGGCTCATTAGTTTCTTCAAGCCGGCCGGTTAACAAATAATCTTCCTTAAGCGGCTGCGGAGCCAGTTTCGGGTAGATGCAGCTCGAACCAAGGAACATTAACTTTGCGACTCCGTTTTTGTAAGACGAGTGGATGATATTGTTTTGTATCTGCAGGTTATCATACAAAAATTCGGCGCGGTAGGTATTGTTGGCAACAATACCGCCAACCTTGGCGGCAGCCACAAATACGTATCCGGGTTTTTCTGATTCGAAGAAGCCAGCCACTGCTGCTTGGTCGCGTAAGTCAAGTTCTGCAGACGTACGCGTAATTAAATTGTTGAATCCCTCGCGCTGTAGTTTCCTCATAATGGCCGACCCTACCATTCCGCGATGACCGGCTATATAAACCCTGGCGTTTTTATCCATAAATACTATTCGTACTGGTTTTTGATCTGGTAACCCGACGATTTTAAAATCCTGTCTTTTTCAAATAGTTCAATATCGGCAGCCACCATTTCTTTTACCAAACCGTTTAAGTCATATTTAGGTTCCCAGCCCAATTTATCTTTTGACTTTGTTGGATCGCCTATCAATAGGTCTACCTCTGTAGGCCTGAAATATTTAGGGTCTACCGCAACCACTTCCGTACCATTTTCAACCTGGTAGGCAGAGTTGCTACAGCTGACTACATAACCTTTCTCTTCAACACCTTCATTTTTAAAGTCAATCTCAATTCCTACTTCGGCAAACGCCATACGTACGAATTCGCGTACGCGGGTGGTAACACCTGTGGCAATTACAAAATCTTCTGCTTTTTCTTGCTGCAGGATTAGGTACATTGCCTCTACATAGTCTTTTGCATGGCCCCAGTCACGCTGCGCGTCAAGGTTGCCCAGGTACAGTTTGTCTTGCAAACCCATAGCTATTTTGGCAACCGCGCGTGTGATCTTCCGCGTTACAAATGTTTCGCCCCGTAACGGACTTTCATGGTTAAATAAAATACCGTTGCAAGCATACATATCATATGCTTCGCGGTAGTTTACAGTTATCCAGTAACCGTAAAGTTTGGCCACCGCGTACGGCGACCGCGGGTAAAAAGGCGTTGTTTCTGATTGCGGCACCGC
It encodes the following:
- a CDS encoding IS1096 element passenger TnpR family protein, producing the protein MAIYRFKVTFEDYDEVSREIDIKSNQTFADLHTAIHQATGYAADYPSSFYISNDQWTKGEEFAYKPNARKTERGVKLMENAKLSNFIDDPHQKFYYTFNFDRPFDFHVELIKILNETPGTTYPSVFRSTGEAPKQFGNVLGQTVIPPTDEDFDFLNEMEFNPEDAEDFSEVKDTGLETHEEEQESHEEEEDEFGNEFSDDDEDGYSGRKGSSDDY
- the miaA gene encoding tRNA (adenosine(37)-N6)-dimethylallyltransferase MiaA — translated: MAAATDKTLIVVAGPTAVGKTAAAIKLAQHFGTEIVSADSRQFYKEMSIGTAKPTIDELAAAPHHFIGSHSVEENFTVGDFEKAGVNAINEIFRFKNIAVLVGGSGLFVKAICEGFDELPSAPAEVREKLNIQLKEHGIDSLQLRLKEADPVYYAEVDINNPQRVIRALEVFDATGKPFSSFRSANVMSRPFRIVKIGLNMPREILYDRINQRVDAMIADGLVDEVKSLLPYRHLNALNTVGYTEIFDYLEGKINLPTAIELVKQHTRQFAKRQLTWFNNDKEIHWINPSEDDVLKVAKRLLETSNPGN
- a CDS encoding HAD-IIB family hydrolase, with translation MKKLIIFDLDGTLAQSKAAIDADMARLLHSLLDTVKVAIISGGDWPQFDKQVISHLPKDSQFNNLFILPTCGTKFYQYDGKDWQKLYSENFTAAEKKKIISSLNKAVEQTGFKPEKIWGEQIEDRDSQITFSALGQQAPLKPKQEWDPHFDKRRKIKAILDKTIPEFAVQLGGATSIDVTKPGIDKAYGIHKLKEVLKIPITKMLFIGDALFKGGNDYPAKTTGAKCILTRDPKETTHLIDAIVSCLD
- the rfbA gene encoding glucose-1-phosphate thymidylyltransferase RfbA; translated protein: MKGIILAGGSGTRLYPITKAISKQLMPIYDKPMIYYPLSVLMLAGINEILIITTPDDQAGFERLLGDGRELGCRFEYAIQEVPNGLAQAFVIGEQFIGNDKVALVLGDNIFHGSGFSQLVQSFNDVDGAAIFAYAVADPERYGVVEFDKQFKALSIEEKPAKPKSNYAVPGLYFYDNSVVEIAKNIAPSPRGEYEITDVNKRYLEQGNLHVGVMDRGTAWLDTGTFDSLSDATEFVRVIEKRQDTKIGCIEEVAYRMGFIDRTQLEVLAQKYIKSGYGQYLLKLQD
- the rfbD gene encoding dTDP-4-dehydrorhamnose reductase — encoded protein: MGSIIVFGSSGQLGQSLKNVADKNGLKDIIFLGTQDANILDRAALENTFAKYKPEHVINCAAYTAVDKAEDEVEAARNVNNNGAANVAELCKAYNSCLIHVSTDFVFKGNVPKLLNETDPTQPLSVYGLTKLEGEQAITAVDGKYFILRTSWLYSEFANNFVKTMLKLAETKTELGVIADQVGTPTYAIDLAEAIFQIIRNESKAYGLYHYSNEGVLSWYDFAVAIFHIAGVEMLVKPLKTTEYPTKAERPKFSVMDKSKIKKDLGIDIPYWRDSLITCIKALQ
- a CDS encoding D-sedoheptulose-7-phosphate isomerase, whose protein sequence is MLSFIKQQITDSISTKEALLNDADLLQQIADAANLILKSYESQGKTLLAGNGGSAADAQHIAAEFVSRFYFDRPGLPSLALSTDTSVLTAVGNDYGYELLFSRQVEAHGKAGDVFIGISTSGNSPNILKALQSAGKMSIKTIGFTGLNGGAMAQYCDVCIKVPSPSTPRIQESHILIGHILCCIVEETLFGHLNKIDG
- a CDS encoding UDP-glucose dehydrogenase family protein translates to MKIAVVGTGYVGLVTGTCLAETGNEVICVDINKEKVEKMRAGELPIYEPGLEQLFHRNIKQDRLHFTANLAEAIEEAKIIFLALPTPPGGDGAADLSYVLGAAADIAKIIKEYKVIVTKSTVPVGTADKVRAVMAKETSIEFAVVSNPEFLREGVAVEDFMKPDRVVVGTTDERARKLMSELYGPYVRQGNPVIFMDERSSELTKYAANSFLATKISFMNEIANMCELVGADVDMVRRGIGADARIGKRFLFAGIGYGGSCFPKDVQALAKSAEQNEYDFKILNAVMDVNEIQKKVLVQKVKKYFNNDLNGKHFALWGLAFKPETDDIREAPALYIIDELLQAGATITAHDPEAMPNIKALLGDKIKYVESAYEALPKADALLIVTEWSVFRNPDFDRLTRDLKSKVIFDGRNLYDLDKMIDLGFYYNSIGRKIVM
- the fcl gene encoding GDP-L-fucose synthase, yielding MDKNARVYIAGHRGMVGSAIMRKLQREGFNNLITRTSAELDLRDQAAVAGFFESEKPGYVFVAAAKVGGIVANNTYRAEFLYDNLQIQNNIIHSSYKNGVAKLMFLGSSCIYPKLAPQPLKEDYLLTGRLEETNEPYAIAKIAGIKMCDAYRAQYGCNFISVMPTNLYGYNDNYHPQNSHVLPALIRRFHEAKRDNTSEVVVWGSGKPLREFLFADDLADACFYLMQNYDEPGLVNVGTGEDLSISELAHLVKDVVGYQGRLTFDSTKPDGTPRKLMDVSKLNQKGWKYTIGLKEGIWLAYQDFLEKHA
- the gmd gene encoding GDP-mannose 4,6-dehydratase, with the protein product MKKALVTGITGQDGAYLADLLLSKGYEVHGIKRRSSLFNTDRIDHLYQDPHESDKNFFLHYGDLADSTNIIRIIQQVQPDEIYNLGAMSHVQVSFETPEYTANADGIGTLRILEAVRLLGLIKKTRIYQASTSELYGLVQAVPQSETTPFYPRSPYAVAKLYGYWITVNYREAYDMYACNGILFNHESPLRGETFVTRKITRAVAKIAMGLQDKLYLGNLDAQRDWGHAKDYVEAMYLILQQEKAEDFVIATGVTTRVREFVRMAFAEVGIEIDFKNEGVEEKGYVVSCSNSAYQVENGTEVVAVDPKYFRPTEVDLLIGDPTKSKDKLGWEPKYDLNGLVKEMVAADIELFEKDRILKSSGYQIKNQYE